The Enterococcus rotai genome includes a window with the following:
- a CDS encoding ABC transporter ATP-binding protein yields the protein MLEVIDLAFAYKQQKILNDISFTLDYGQSVCLLGKNGVGKSTLFKCLLRVLEPSLGSVKINDRSIQQCSRNELSQLISYIPQKQRGIFHFTVFEMVLMGTTARLKNYQQPGTAENELAEAALVALNITHLKNRIFSEISGGEQQLVIIARSVAQQSKIIIMDEPCANLDYGNQIMVLEMIQTLATQGYLIIQSTHDPNHALQYADYVLVLQEGQLLQGIPKTILTSQQLEAIYRVPITVHTIASTEKRICLPTKK from the coding sequence ATGCTTGAAGTTATTGATTTAGCATTTGCCTATAAACAGCAAAAAATATTGAACGACATTTCATTTACTTTAGATTATGGACAATCAGTTTGTTTATTAGGAAAAAATGGTGTGGGGAAAAGTACGTTATTTAAATGTTTGCTAAGAGTGTTGGAGCCAAGTTTGGGAAGTGTTAAAATCAATGATCGTTCGATTCAACAGTGCTCAAGAAACGAGCTTTCTCAGTTGATTTCATATATTCCGCAAAAACAACGAGGTATTTTTCATTTTACTGTATTTGAAATGGTCTTAATGGGCACAACTGCTAGATTAAAAAATTATCAGCAACCTGGAACAGCTGAAAATGAGTTGGCAGAAGCGGCCTTAGTCGCACTCAATATCACGCATTTAAAGAATCGTATTTTTTCAGAAATAAGTGGAGGAGAGCAACAACTTGTGATCATTGCTCGTTCAGTGGCTCAGCAGAGTAAAATCATTATTATGGATGAGCCTTGTGCTAATCTTGATTACGGCAATCAGATAATGGTCTTAGAAATGATTCAAACACTAGCAACGCAAGGTTATTTGATTATTCAATCGACCCATGATCCCAATCACGCACTTCAATATGCTGACTATGTCTTAGTTTTACAAGAGGGTCAACTATTACAAGGAATACCCAAAACGATTTTAACGAGCCAACAGTTAGAGGCCATTTATCGTGTACCGATCACTGTACATACAATAGCTTCAACTGAAAAAAGAATCTGTTTGCCAACAAAAAAATAA
- a CDS encoding FecCD family ABC transporter permease, with protein MENKQSTTKQKKIILLASFLLFLLVFIISFFLGKFPIAMDDFFKVVLNKIIPLEQTWSSQVETILFKIRFPRIIMAVVIGGGISVAGATYQALFQNPMVSQDILGASQGAAFGAAIGLFFSLTYEQVISLSFIFGLLAVGAVLLMSRFLRTDSVLNMVLIGMMIGSLFSSAVSFLKLVGDPTNTLPAITYWLMGSLSSINKQNVVFAAPLILVGMMPIFLLRWRLNVISLGEEEALSLGVNSRVLRVILILAATLITASAVSVSGLIGWVGLVVPHFSRMLVGNDYRYSIPMTAILGGTFLLFVDDFSRLITTSEIPIGILTSFIGAPIFLLLIAKNNRSVRQ; from the coding sequence GTGGAAAACAAACAGTCGACAACGAAACAGAAAAAAATCATTCTTTTAGCTTCCTTCTTGCTTTTTCTACTGGTCTTTATAATTTCCTTTTTTTTAGGGAAGTTTCCGATTGCGATGGACGATTTTTTTAAGGTTGTTTTGAATAAAATAATCCCTTTAGAGCAAACTTGGAGCAGTCAAGTTGAGACGATTTTGTTTAAGATTCGTTTTCCTAGAATTATTATGGCAGTGGTGATCGGTGGCGGTATTTCTGTAGCTGGGGCAACTTATCAAGCTTTGTTTCAAAATCCAATGGTCTCACAAGATATTTTAGGTGCTTCACAAGGTGCTGCTTTTGGTGCGGCTATAGGATTGTTTTTTTCATTGACCTATGAACAGGTGATTTCGTTGTCTTTCATTTTTGGATTATTAGCTGTAGGTGCGGTTCTTTTAATGAGTCGTTTTTTGCGCACTGATTCGGTTTTAAACATGGTTTTGATTGGTATGATGATTGGCTCACTTTTTTCTTCAGCTGTTTCCTTTTTGAAATTGGTAGGGGATCCGACAAATACTTTACCGGCAATAACCTATTGGTTAATGGGCAGCTTATCTTCGATCAATAAGCAAAATGTTGTATTTGCTGCCCCTTTGATTTTAGTAGGAATGATGCCCATTTTTTTATTACGCTGGCGCTTAAATGTGATTTCTCTGGGAGAAGAAGAAGCGTTGAGTTTAGGAGTAAACAGTCGTGTTTTACGCGTGATTTTGATTCTGGCTGCGACCTTGATTACAGCAAGTGCAGTATCGGTTAGCGGACTGATTGGTTGGGTAGGGTTGGTTGTACCGCATTTTTCAAGGATGTTAGTTGGCAATGATTATCGCTATAGTATTCCGATGACTGCTATATTAGGCGGTACTTTTCTGTTATTTGTAGATGATTTTTCACGCTTGATTACAACTAGTGAGATACCGATCGGAATTTTAACTTCATTTATCGGTGCACCGATTTTTCTTTTATTGATTGCTAAAAATAATCGTTCAGTTAGACAGTGA